CGATTCCTGCGGCGATTTCGCGTGCCCGACCGCGGGCCGACACGCAGGTCGGCCCCTACCATCCTGCTGCGATTTCGCGCGAACCCAACACCTGCGAACACGCGGCGAACCCTCCTTGCGACAGCCTTCGTCCGCCAGGACGACCGCAGTTCAAAGCCGGTGGTTTCATACCACCGGCGGACCATCGGCGTGCTTTATCCTTTCTCGATACCAATCCTAGCTGCGGCCCTGAAGCGCCGGAGCTTCCGCGATTTCGCGCCCGATTCACATCTCCCGAAGCCACATCAGCACGATCGGGACGCTTCCGAGGAAGAGGCCGGCGGCGAAGCCGAGGATTCCCATCTTCCGGCCGTGGGCGTGACGCTTGGCGGCGCCTTCAGGATCGGCGCGCAGCTCGGCCTCCATGCGCCGGCGGACGATGCGCGGCAGCCAGGCGAAGTGACAGAAGGCGAAGATGCCGATCATCACCGCGAACGCGATGGTCACCGGCACCGGGCGCGGCCGCAGCACGATGGTGGCGATGAAGACGAGCGACCCGAGCATGCACACCGCCGCGAAGCGCCGGATGCCGCGGCGCTCCTCCTCGTCGTGCGCGGCGGCGAGCATCTTCCGCGCGCCTGCCAGCACGCCCATCCATCCTCCGAAGAGGCCGACGAAGGCGCCGGAGACCGCGCTGGTGAGCGCGAACGCGCCTACCTTCACCGCCGTCTTCCCGCCTATCGCCAGCTTCCCGCCCACCGCCGCCGCTCCACCCGCGGCAACCGCCGTCGCGCTCGCCGCCCCGGGCGACGCGAGCGATAGCGCGACGAGCACCGCGGCCGTGAACGCCGCCGTGGGCGCCGTCTCCTCCAGCCGCCGCGCCATCTCGCCGCGAAGGCGGATGCGGGCGCGGGAAAGGCGCTGCTTCACCGCGTCCTCGCTCATCCCCAGCAGCTCGCCCACCTGGCGGGCCGACTGGCCTTCCCGGTAGAAGAGCACCACCGCCTCGCGCGTGGGCGCAGGCAGCGCGTCGAGCGCGGCGGCCAGGGCGGCGCGCTCCTCCTCCGCGACTAGCCGCTCGATGGCGTTCGGGCGCGGGTCGGCCGCCGCGGCCAGCAGCTCGTCCGCGTGCCCGTCGCTGATGCGCTTGCGGCGGCGCACCTGCGTGCGCAGCGCGGTGTGGGCGCGGTTGCGCGTGACCTGGCGCAGCCACGGCAGGAAGCTGGCGGGCTCGCGCAGCTTGCCCAGGTCCGTCCATACCGCGAGGTAGACGTCCTGCGCCGTCTCGCGCGCCAGCTCCACGTCGCGCAGGATGGCGAGGGCGATGGAGTCCACGGTGGTGCGCGTGGCATCCACCAGCCGCCCGAAGGCGCCGTGGTCGCCGCGCGCGGCGGCCCTCACGTCGCCCTCCAGCCGCAGCGCGAGGGCCGCGTCGCTCATCTGCCCTCCAGGAAGCGGTCCATCGCCGCGAAGAGGAACGCCGGGTCGTCCAGCATCACGAAGTGGCGCGCGTTCACGGCCTGCACCACCGTGTGCCGCGGGATGCGGGCCACCTGCGCCGCGTAGCTCGCCAGCACGGAAGCCCGCTGCGCTTCCGTGATCCCGTCGCCGGAAGCGATCAGCAGCACGGGCGTGCGGATGGCGGCCACGGCGGGGCGCAGGTCCGTGGTCAGCATCTCCGCCATCGCGCGGCCGGCGGTCGCCGCGTCCGACGCGCGGCCCCAGCGCACGCCCATCTCCCTGCTCGCCGAGTCCTTCGCGAGACCGCTCATCGACATCCGCGTCTGCTGCTCCATCGCATCGGGGCCAAGGGCGGCGAAACCGGCGCGCATCATCTCCGCCTGGGCGCGCATCTTCTCCGGCGTCATGGTGCTGTCGCCGAGCGCGGCAAGGTACGGCACGCCGTCCACCGCCACCACGGGGCCCACGAGGTCCGGAGCCGCGGACGCGACGGAGAACGCCAGGAAGGCGCCGAGGCTGTGGCCCACCAGCACGGGGTGGTCCAGCCGCTGCTCGCGGATGTAGCGGATGATGGCGTCGCGCTCCGTCTCCAGGAACCGGTCGCCGCCCATCGGCGGCACGCCCGCGAAGCCGGCCAGCGTCAGCACGTGCATGTCGTACCGGCCGCGGTAGTGCTCCACCGCGCCCTTCCACACCTCGCCCGAAGAGATGAGGCCGGGGATGAGGATCATCGGCCGCCCGTGCCCCACCCGCTGCACGACGAACGGCTTCACATCTGCCGAAGCATTGGTGGGCGGCGGGACGGGAGATGCGGCGCGCGCGGAGGTCTGCGCGGAGGCGGGAAGCACGCTGGCGAGCGACAGGAGTGCGGCAGCGCTGGGAATCGCGCGGAGGTGAAGGGAAAGGCGGCGCATCGTAAAGCTCCGGACGGGTGACGCGGCCCCGCGGTTCGGGGCCTTCACTTCCTGAGTAGCCGGTCGCGGCAGAAGGTGACATGGTTCCCGGATCCGCGCATCGCATCCACATCGAACGACAGGACTCACGCGGAGACGCGGAGGACGCGGAGAAGGGCAGGGGAGCGAGCTGTTCTCCGCGATCTCCGCGTCTCCGCGTGAGCTATCTTGGTTCAGAGACGGCAGGATGAAAACGGAGCGGGTCCGGCGTGGAGGCCGGACCCGCATCGGTGCGTCGAAAGCTCGGAGCGCGGCCCGGCTACCGCCCGCCAGTCGTCCGGCCAGCCGCCGCGCCTGCTCTCGCAACGGCCTTCTGGCGGGCTTCGCGCATACCCCAGCCTTCGAAACGGTTCACCTGCGCGACCAGGCGGTGCGGCGGGGTGAAGATCTTCGCGTGCGACTCGTACCGCGTGTCGAAGGCGGCCTGGACGTTCTCGTAGCGCGACGCGGCGTTCCAGAAGATCCAGTCCTCCAGGCCCACGTCGTACACGCCCTGCATCTGCGCGGTGGCCTGCTGCGGGCCGTACGGGTAGTTGCGGTCCACCCACGGCGCGTTGAACGCCTGGAGCCACGGAATCGTCCGCGCGGGCCGCACGCCCGCCTCGCGCAGGCGGTCGTTGCGGATCACGCCCATGCCCACGGCCGTGCGGATCGCCTCGTACGGCATGCGGTTGGGGTGCGGCACGCCCGGCAGGTGCGTGGGGAAGTAGTGCGACGGATAGACCATCGGCAGCAGGTGGTCCGCGATGCCGGAAAGCGTCTCCCACTGCTGCCCGATCTCCACGTCGCCCGCGTCGTTCATCGACAGCCCGAACAGGTCGGCGCCCACCACGGCGCCCAGCGGGTGCAGCCGGTCGCGGGCGCGCGTGAGGAAGCCGGAGATGGCGTCCGTGCGGCTGCCCGTGGCGCCGGGGTGCACCTGGCGCGGCAGGCTCTTGTACGCCTCGGGGAAGCGCACGTAGTCGAACTGCACCTCGGGGAAGCCGGCGCGCGCCGCCTCTTCGGCGATGGCGATGTTGTAGTCCCACACGTGCTGGTCCCACGGGCTCACCCACGTGTTGCCCACCTTGTCGCGCCACAGCGCCCCGGTGGGAGTGCGGATGCTCCAGTCCGGCCGCGCCTTGCTGAGGATGGGGTCCTTGAACACGACGATGCGGGCGATGGCGTAGATGTCGTGCGCCCGCAGCGTGTCGGCCAGCGCCTTCAGGCTGTAGATGGGGTGCCCGGTGCGCAGCCCCATCTGCCGTACCAGCGGCACGCCGCTGAGGTAGAGGATGCCGTTCTCGTCCTTCACGTCCACCACGAAGGTGTTGATCTCCGTGCTGTCGGCCAGCGCCAGCAGCTGCGGCATGCGGCGCTTGGACGCGGCCGTGTACGCCGTCACGTACAGCCCGCGGATGTACTCCGGCGCCCGGTCGCGCGGGGCGGCGTCGGCGCTGGCGGCCCGCGCATGGGCGGGCACCGCGTGCGAGCCGTTTGCCGAGACGAAGGAAGAGGCGACCGCCGCGGCAGAGGCCAGCGATTCGGTGCGGTGGTCCGCGGCGGGCGCGCCGCACGCGCCGAGGAGCAGGACGGACGAGAGGGCGAGGCGAGCCTGGGTGCAGCGCATGACGGTGGTATCCCGCGGACCAGAGGGAAAGCGTGCCGGACGTGCCGGTGAGGGGGTGAAAAGCGGACTTCCGGAGCGGTCCGGGCCTGCCGGTGGGGGCCGCGGGTGCCCCCTGAAAGCCGCCGGCATCTGGCCTGGATCGCGCCTGCGAGAGGCACCGCCATCTGTTTGACCGCCACCGCGAAAATGGTGCCGCTCGGGGCGGGCACCGGCCTCCGCACGAGCGGGCTCGGGCGTGCCCAGATCGGGCCCCTGATCGACAGCGCGGCTGATGTCGCTGGATCTCGCCTCCGGGGCAGAATCGGACGCAATCTCGAACGCGCATCGTCGGACAATCACAAGCAAACAGGCGTGATAGTGCGCCACCGGCAGACTCGGTGAGTACGTTTGGGGACGCGGGAGTTGCGGGGGATCGGGGGCGTGTTTATTCTTCGATCCGGCTTCCAAGCCATCTCCCCACCAGCCCGGTCCTGCGTCCTTTCCCGACGCCATCCATCTCCCGAAGCACGGAGAGCACCATGTCCAAGCTCACGCCCGACGACCTTCAGGTCACCTCGTTCGACACCACGGTGTCCACCATCGACAGCTCGGTGCCGATCAACGTGGTCACGCAGGATAAGCCCAACTGCTGGTCGCCGCTCTGCGTGGACACGTACTACCAGACCTGTCCGCAGACCGTCATCGGCTGACCCGCGCCCGCGGCCACCCCCTCACCGCGCCGGAGAACGATCATGAAGAAGCTGAGCGTCGAAGACATCGCGGTCACGTCGTTCGAGACGGGCGTTCTCACCATCGCCGTCTCGCCCGCGTTGCAGTCCGGCACCAGGGAGGCCCCGTGCTGCCCGTCGCCCATCTGCATCCCGACGTACCAGGTCAACTGTTAGCCGTGCCGCGACTCTCGCGGACGGCTTCGTCATCCCAAACACCACCGGAGCACCCATGCTGAAGCTGAACTTCGACTCGCTCGACGTGACCTCGTTCGACACGGGCACGCAGAACGCCGCCTCCATCGCCGTGACGGTGCCGGTCACCGTGGGCGACTCGCCGCTGTGCGGGCCGACGTACTGGGAGACGTGCGAGACCACCAACTGATCCGGCGGTCGCGCGGATCGGCAACGAAGAAGGGCCGTGGCAGATTTGCCGCGGCCCTTCTTCGTTTTTCGGGAGATGCGTGTGCGTCAGGCCGCTTCCGTCCAGGTGAGACCGGGAACCTCCACGCGCAGCTTGTGCGTCGCCGCCTTGCCGTCATCCTTGCGGCAGTCCTCGAGCGATGCGTTGCACGCGACCGTGGCGTTCACGACGAAGGTGTCGCCGTCTTCCCACACCAGGGTGCTCTCGTCCACCGCCGCGGTCTTCGGGCCGGAGCGGAGGCGCGCGAAGTCGGCCGGGTGCGACGCGCCGGTCGCCAGGTCGATGCCGAAGAGCTGCACCGTTCCTTCCTGCTTGCTCACCAGCAGCGCGTACGGCTTCTCGGCCGCGTAGGCGACCCAGGGCGCGGGCCCGTACTTGAGCACCTGCGTGGGCGTGAGCTTGCGTCCGCGCAGGTCCGCGACGTACAGGTACGCGGCCCCGTCGCGCGCCGTCCCGTTCACGAACGCGTAGCGCGCGCCCGGGCTGGGCGGAGACACGCGGTACGCGATAGGCGCGCCCGTGGCGTCCGCCAGTTGCAGCTTGGGCGCGAACGCCCCCGCAGCCGTGGATAGCGTGCCGTCCGGTGCGAGGCGCAGGCCGTGGCCCGCGGCGCCCGGCTTCAGCTCCGTCCAGGTGGCGGCGCTCACGGTGCCGGGAAGCCCGCCGTGCGACGTGTCTGGCGCGGGGGCGTGGCCCTGCGGCGCCGCATCTTCGGACCGTTGCTTGTCGGGAGATGGCGAGCAGGCCGCCGCGACGAGCGCGAGGGCCAGCGTGCGGGCGAGCTTCTTCATGGCGGGTCCGTCTTCGGGAGATGTAGGGCGGGCGACGCCGCGCCGAGGATGCACGGTGCGTCGCCCATGCGCCACAGAACCCGCCAGGCGGCCAACGGTTCCGGATTTCGCGATGGGAGGGCAGGGGATGGCGACGGAGATTCGCAGGCTGGGCCCACGCGACGTGGCGGAGTACCGGCGGCTGCGTTTGGAGGGTTTCGAGCGGCGCCCGCTCCAGTGATGATGAAGCGCCTCCGCTGATGTCTGGGCGCGACTGACTCCGCCGCTCCGCCGGAATGCTGAACCGCTCTCCATCTTCCGAAGCAGCCCGCCCGTAGGCTTCGCCGCGTTGCGCCTGGGTGATGGTCGGCGCACCGAATATCCCGAATCCGCATCAGGCATCGCATCCGCCGACACGCTGGGTTCATCGACAGTTCCACCGCACGTCGTCCGTCCCGCCGATCCACATCTACCGTCCCCTCGTCCTGCATCGTCCGGCTGGCGTCCGTGCTCGTCCGGCGCGAGTAACAGCCGTCGGAAGCGCTTTCCGCGGGACCGCGCGAGCGGTATTTTGCCGCCGCGCACCGGGCGGCCGAGGGGAGCCCTCGCCGGACCGCCGGTGTCGCCACCCCGACCGGCTACGAGGCGACGTGGATCCCAACCGCATCCTGATCATAGACTACGGCTCGCAGTTCACGCAGCTCATCGCGCGGCGCATCCGCGAAGAGCGCGTGTACTGCGAGATCCAGCCGCCCACCCGCTCGCTGGAGTGGATCCGCGAGTGGAAGCCCAAGGGCGTCATCCTCTCCGGCGGCCCCTCGTCCGTCTACGGCGAAGACGTGCCTACGGCCGATCCGCAGCTGCTGCACATGGGCGTGCCGGTGCTGGGCGTGTGCTATGGGATGCAGCTCATCACGCACCTGGAGGGCGGCACCGTGGAGCGCGGCCGCCGCGAGTACGGCCGTGCGCAGGTGGACATCCGTGAGGCCACGGGCATCTTCGAGGGCTTCCGCCCCGGCGAGCAGACCACCGTGTGGATGAGCCACGGTGACCACGTGGTCGCGCCGCCGCCGGGCTACCGCGTTCTCGCCAGCACGCCGGATCTGCCGTACGCCGCGTTCCAGGCCGAGGACCGCCCCATCTACGGCGTTCAGTTCCACGTGGAGGTGGCGCACACCACGCGCGGCGCGGAGATGATCTCCAACTTCGTCTTCGCCGTCTGCGGCTGCGAGCCCACGTGGACGGCGGGCTCGTACATCGAGACGGAGCTGGAGAAGATCCGGCAGACGGTGGGCGGCGCGCAGGCCATCTGCGGCCTCTCCGGCGGCGTGGACTCGTCCGTGGCGGCCACGCTGGTGCACCGCGCCATCGGCGACCGGCTCACCAACATCTTCGTGGACACGGGCCTGCTGCGGCAGGGCGAGCGCGAGGCCGTAGAGCGCACCATGCGCAAGCACATGGGGATGAAGCTGGAGGTGGTGGACGCCTCCGCGCTCTTCCTGGAGCGTCTCAAAGGTGTCGAGGATCCCGAGCAGAAGCGCAAGATCATCGGCCACACCTTCATCGACGTGTTCGAGGAGGCCGCGGCCAAGATCGGCGCCGACGCCAGGTTCCTCGTGCAGGGCACGCTCTATCCGGACGTGATCGAGTCGCTGTCGGTGAAGGGCCCGTCGGCCACCATCAAGACGCACCACAACGTGGGCGGCCTCAAGGAGGAGATGAGCTTCTCGCTGATCGAGCCGCTGCGGGAGCTGTTCAAGGACGAGGTGCGCCAGGTGGGGCGCGAGCTGGGCCTGCCGGAGGAGATGGTGGGCCGCCACCCCTTTCCCGGCCCAGGCCTGGCCATCCGCGTGCTGGGCGCCGTGGACGAGCGCGAGCTGGCGATCCTGCGCCAGGCGGATGCCATCTACCTGGAAGAGATCCGCGCAGCCGGCCTGTACGACGACATCTGGCAGGCGTTCGCGGTGCTGCTCCCGGTGCGCTCCGTGGGCGTGATGGGCGACGAGCGCACGTACGAGAACGTCTGCGCCCTGCGCGCTGTCACCAGCCGCGACGGCATGACGGCGGACTGGTATCCGTTCCCGCACGACGTGCTGGGCCGCATCAGCACGCGCATCATCAACGAGGTCGCGGGCATCAACCGCGTCTGCTACGACGTCTCCAGCAAGCCTCCCGCGACCATCGAGTGGGAGTAGCGGGCGTCTGCGGTTCGGTAGATGTGAGGCGGAGATGTAGATCGGCCGGATGTGGAGCTGGAGATGTACGTCGGACGATGCGGGTCGGGAGATGTTGATCGGGAGATGTAGCTCGGACGATGCGGATGGGGAGATGCGAAGCGGGAGATGCGCGGCCGCGGATGATCGGCTTGCCTGCCACGCATCCCACCGTCGATTGCCTGCCGACCGTCCATGTACTTCTGCCGAGGCGAACGTGGGCCCCACGAACAGACCGCGCATCAAGATCTGCTGCATCTCGTCCGTAGACGAGGCATGGACGGCCATTCGTCACGGCGCGTCCGCGCTGGGCCTCGTCTCCGCGATGCCGAGCGGGCCGGGCGTGATCGGCGAAGATGCCATCGCGGAGATCGCGCGCCGCGTGCCGCCGGGTATCGCCTCGTTCCTGCTCACCTCCGCGACGGATGCGGACGCGGTGATCGAGCAGCAGCGCCGGTGCGGCACCAACACCGTCCAGCTCTGCGATGCGGTGGACGAGGCCGAGTACGAGAAGATGCGTCGGGCGATGCCCGGCGTCGCACTCGTCCAGGTGATCCACGTCCGGAGCGATGAGTCGGTGGACGAAGCGCTTTCCATCGCGCCGCACGTGAACGCCATCCTGCTCGATTCCGGCAACCCGTCGCTCGCGGTGAAGGAGCTGGGTGGCACCGGGCGCGTGCACGACTGGTCCCTCAGCCGCCGCATCCGCGAGGCGGTGGACGTGCCCGTCTACCTCGCCGGCGGCCTGCGCGAGGACAACGTCGCCGACGCCATCGCCCGCGTGCAGCCGTTCGGCCTGGACCTGTGCAGCAGCGTCCGCACGGACGGGAAGCTGGACGCCGCCAAGCTGGAACGCTTCTTCGCCGCCACGGTCCGCCCAGCCCCCGCATCCGCAGCGATCCAAACGTAAGCAGCCTTCCTCACGGCGGGTCAGCGCTTCATCTTCCGAATCGCACCTCTCATCCGCCGTCGTTCGTCTTCCGTCCCCCATCCCACCCGGCACACCCATGAGATTCGTTCCGCGCGCATTGCAGGCGTACGCACACGACGCACGCGCCGCGTTCACGCACGCGCCGCTCGAGGTGCTGGTGGGCGTGCTCGTAGCCGTCACGTTCGCGGTCACGCAGCGGGGTTCCGGCCGGGGGCAGTACGATTTGTGGTGGCGCGTGGCCGCCGCGTCGGCTCTAGCGTTCCCGCTGCTGCTGAGCCTGAGCGTGCTGCGGGCGCGCGGGGTGCTGGCTGAGCGGCTGCGCTGGCCGATCTCCGCCGCCGTGCTCGCCGCCGCGGCATTGTACGGCTGGCTCGTCCTCGATCCCGACCACGATGCGGAGGCGTGGCGCTGGTTCCTGCTCGCGGCGGCGGCCGTGCTCGCGCTGCTGCTCACGCCTGTGGCGGGCGGCGGCGAGCGCGCGGAGGTGCGGCGGCGTACGTGGTCGTTCGGCTACAGGGGGATCGTGCGGACCGTGGGCGTGCTGGGCTACGCGGCGCTGCTGTACCTGGCGCTGAGCGGCGCGGTCGGTGCGGTGACCACGCTCTTCGACCTGGAGACGCCCAAGCACCTCTACACCGACCTTTTCGCGGTCGTCTTCTTCGCCCTCGCGCCGTGGATCCTGGTCGGCGGCATCCCGCGGCTGATCGAGCCGTGGCGCGGCGACACCGCGGTGCCCAAGCCGCTCAGCATCGCCGGGCGGTTCCTGTACGTGCCCGTGCTCGTCGTCTACCTCGCGATCCTGTACGCCTACACGGTGCGCGTTCTGGTGACCGGCGAGATCCCGAAGAACCTCGTCTCGCCGCTCGTGATCGCGGCCGGGTTGCTGGGTTTCGGCGTGGCGCTGCTGCTGGAGCCGGTGTACGGCGACCCCGAGCATCGGGGCGTCTCGCGCGCCGTGCGGCTGCTGCCCGCCGCGCTGATCCCGGTGCTGCCGCTGGCGTTCTGGGCGGTGCTCCAGCGGCAGGCGCAGTACGGGTGGACGGAGTTCCGCTACGTCCGCCTCGTCGTGCTGGTGCTTCTCGCGATGCTCGCGGTTCTCGGTACGATCCGCCTCGTCCGCCGTCAGCCGCCGGTACTCTCGTCGGTGCTCGCCATCTTCCTGGCGGCGTCCCTGCTCGCCGCCGTCGGGCCGTGGAGCGCGACCGCCGTCTCCCGCCGCAGCCAGACCGCGCGCCTGGAAGACGGGCTTCGCCGTATCGGGCTTCGCGACCGCGCCGCCTGGGCGAACCAGCTCACGCGCAAGGACGGGCTGCGGGTAGACTCCGCGCGATACGAGCAGATCACGTCCAGCGCGTCGTACCTCTACCGGAACCACGGAGCCGCCGCGCTGCGCCGCGTCTTCCCGGGCGTCCCGGACACGCTGCCGACGGGAGGAAGCGTCACCGCTCTCGTTCACCTGGTGCGTTCGTGCGGGCCGCCGGAGAGCGACGTCAGCGCATCGTTCGACTGGAACGGTGGTGTCGCGGGGATCGAAGGGGGCGTGATGCAGCAGCTCAACGTGACCCGCGGCGATCCGGACACGGTCGCAGTGGCCGGCGCCCCGACCCTCACGGCGCGGCTGGAGCCGGACGCGGTTGTGTTCCGTGCGGGAGGAGCGGATGCATGGGAAGCGCGGGTCGAGCTCGCCGCAGTGAGGGCCCACGTGAACCGCATGGCCGCTAGATGTCCGCGCCCGGAATATGACGCGATCCACATCGACCACGCTCTCGCGCTCCAGCCGCTCATGGACGCGGCAGGACGCCGCCGCGGCCAGCTTCTGGTGACGGAGGCCGGTATCCACAATGCCCCGGATACGATCACGGCGAAAGGCAAGGTCGTCCGCATCGACGCACCGGGCTTCCGCCGTGTGGGCGGATCGTTGTTCCTTCGTCCCTCCACCGCGGCGCCCGCCACGCCGGTGCACTGACGCACGGCGAGCTCGCGATGTCGATGGTCAGACTGTAGATGAACCTTCGTAGCGCAGGCGGCGGACGATGGCGGCCACGTGCAGCGCCGTCGTGTCCAGCGCCGGGACACCCGCGATGTCCGTCCCGGGAAGCAGCAGCGGCAGCTCCGTCCCGCCCAGGATGATTCCGTCGATGTGCTCCTCGTCGCGCATCCGGCTCACGAGTGTGGTGAGCTCCTGCCGCGTATCGTTGCGGAAGTCGCCTTTGAGGAGCTGGCCGACGTAGCGGTCGTGGACCCATGCGCGGTCCGCCTCGTCCGGCGTCACCACCTCGATTCCGTAGCGCCGGAAGACTTCCGGATAGAACGGCGCCTCCATCGTGAACCGCGTGCCGAGAAGGCCGAGGCGGCTCATCCCCCGCCGCCGCGCCTCTTCCGCGCAGACTTCGACGATGCTCAGCAGTGGAACGGGTGAACACGCCGCGAGATCGTCGAACACGATGTGCGGCGTGTTGGCCGTCATCGCCACGAAGCCGCAGCCTGCGCCCGCGAGTCGCTGAACCGAGGCGAGGAGATAATCCGCCAGCGCCTCGCGATCCGTTGCCACGAGGCGAAGCGCGAGATGGACGTCCAGGCTGTCGATGACGATCGACGGTGCGGTGGACGCGTCTTCGTGCGCCCACGCTTCCAGGATGCGGCGGTAGTAATCGATCGTGGACTCCGGCCCCAGCCCTCCTACCAGTCCCACTCTCGCCATCTTGCTCCTCCGGAATGCTGTTGCGGCCTGCACATCTTCTCCGTGACGGAGGATTATGATAGCGCTGCCCGCAACGTCCGCTACCCGCTCTCCGCTCGCGGGGGGAGTGGACGCTGCTGCGCCCATCCGTATGGAGCGAGCCGATTGACAAGCGGGGCGGCGGAGCGGCACTTTTCACCGATGGCTACAGACCTCGACACATCGCCCGCGCAGGAGCTGCTGGAGCGCTTCCGGGCGGGCAAGCGCGTGGCCCTGGCCCGCGCCATCAGCATGGTGG
This window of the Longimicrobiaceae bacterium genome carries:
- a CDS encoding DUF4153 domain-containing protein, with amino-acid sequence MRFVPRALQAYAHDARAAFTHAPLEVLVGVLVAVTFAVTQRGSGRGQYDLWWRVAAASALAFPLLLSLSVLRARGVLAERLRWPISAAVLAAAALYGWLVLDPDHDAEAWRWFLLAAAAVLALLLTPVAGGGERAEVRRRTWSFGYRGIVRTVGVLGYAALLYLALSGAVGAVTTLFDLETPKHLYTDLFAVVFFALAPWILVGGIPRLIEPWRGDTAVPKPLSIAGRFLYVPVLVVYLAILYAYTVRVLVTGEIPKNLVSPLVIAAGLLGFGVALLLEPVYGDPEHRGVSRAVRLLPAALIPVLPLAFWAVLQRQAQYGWTEFRYVRLVVLVLLAMLAVLGTIRLVRRQPPVLSSVLAIFLAASLLAAVGPWSATAVSRRSQTARLEDGLRRIGLRDRAAWANQLTRKDGLRVDSARYEQITSSASYLYRNHGAAALRRVFPGVPDTLPTGGSVTALVHLVRSCGPPESDVSASFDWNGGVAGIEGGVMQQLNVTRGDPDTVAVAGAPTLTARLEPDAVVFRAGGADAWEARVELAAVRAHVNRMAARCPRPEYDAIHIDHALALQPLMDAAGRRRGQLLVTEAGIHNAPDTITAKGKVVRIDAPGFRRVGGSLFLRPSTAAPATPVH
- the guaA gene encoding glutamine-hydrolyzing GMP synthase, whose product is MDPNRILIIDYGSQFTQLIARRIREERVYCEIQPPTRSLEWIREWKPKGVILSGGPSSVYGEDVPTADPQLLHMGVPVLGVCYGMQLITHLEGGTVERGRREYGRAQVDIREATGIFEGFRPGEQTTVWMSHGDHVVAPPPGYRVLASTPDLPYAAFQAEDRPIYGVQFHVEVAHTTRGAEMISNFVFAVCGCEPTWTAGSYIETELEKIRQTVGGAQAICGLSGGVDSSVAATLVHRAIGDRLTNIFVDTGLLRQGEREAVERTMRKHMGMKLEVVDASALFLERLKGVEDPEQKRKIIGHTFIDVFEEAAAKIGADARFLVQGTLYPDVIESLSVKGPSATIKTHHNVGGLKEEMSFSLIEPLRELFKDEVRQVGRELGLPEEMVGRHPFPGPGLAIRVLGAVDERELAILRQADAIYLEEIRAAGLYDDIWQAFAVLLPVRSVGVMGDERTYENVCALRAVTSRDGMTADWYPFPHDVLGRISTRIINEVAGINRVCYDVSSKPPATIEWE
- a CDS encoding alpha/beta hydrolase produces the protein MRRLSLHLRAIPSAAALLSLASVLPASAQTSARAASPVPPPTNASADVKPFVVQRVGHGRPMILIPGLISSGEVWKGAVEHYRGRYDMHVLTLAGFAGVPPMGGDRFLETERDAIIRYIREQRLDHPVLVGHSLGAFLAFSVASAAPDLVGPVVAVDGVPYLAALGDSTMTPEKMRAQAEMMRAGFAALGPDAMEQQTRMSMSGLAKDSASREMGVRWGRASDAATAGRAMAEMLTTDLRPAVAAIRTPVLLIASGDGITEAQRASVLASYAAQVARIPRHTVVQAVNARHFVMLDDPAFLFAAMDRFLEGR
- a CDS encoding putative glycoside hydrolase; protein product: MRCTQARLALSSVLLLGACGAPAADHRTESLASAAAVASSFVSANGSHAVPAHARAASADAAPRDRAPEYIRGLYVTAYTAASKRRMPQLLALADSTEINTFVVDVKDENGILYLSGVPLVRQMGLRTGHPIYSLKALADTLRAHDIYAIARIVVFKDPILSKARPDWSIRTPTGALWRDKVGNTWVSPWDQHVWDYNIAIAEEAARAGFPEVQFDYVRFPEAYKSLPRQVHPGATGSRTDAISGFLTRARDRLHPLGAVVGADLFGLSMNDAGDVEIGQQWETLSGIADHLLPMVYPSHYFPTHLPGVPHPNRMPYEAIRTAVGMGVIRNDRLREAGVRPARTIPWLQAFNAPWVDRNYPYGPQQATAQMQGVYDVGLEDWIFWNAASRYENVQAAFDTRYESHAKIFTPPHRLVAQVNRFEGWGMREARQKAVARAGAAAGRTTGGR
- a CDS encoding RNA polymerase sigma factor, producing the protein MSDAALALRLEGDVRAAARGDHGAFGRLVDATRTTVDSIALAILRDVELARETAQDVYLAVWTDLGKLREPASFLPWLRQVTRNRAHTALRTQVRRRKRISDGHADELLAAAADPRPNAIERLVAEEERAALAAALDALPAPTREAVVLFYREGQSARQVGELLGMSEDAVKQRLSRARIRLRGEMARRLEETAPTAAFTAAVLVALSLASPGAASATAVAAGGAAAVGGKLAIGGKTAVKVGAFALTSAVSGAFVGLFGGWMGVLAGARKMLAAAHDEEERRGIRRFAAVCMLGSLVFIATIVLRPRPVPVTIAFAVMIGIFAFCHFAWLPRIVRRRMEAELRADPEGAAKRHAHGRKMGILGFAAGLFLGSVPIVLMWLREM
- a CDS encoding phosphoribosylanthranilate isomerase, with amino-acid sequence MGPTNRPRIKICCISSVDEAWTAIRHGASALGLVSAMPSGPGVIGEDAIAEIARRVPPGIASFLLTSATDADAVIEQQRRCGTNTVQLCDAVDEAEYEKMRRAMPGVALVQVIHVRSDESVDEALSIAPHVNAILLDSGNPSLAVKELGGTGRVHDWSLSRRIREAVDVPVYLAGGLREDNVADAIARVQPFGLDLCSSVRTDGKLDAAKLERFFAATVRPAPASAAIQT
- a CDS encoding amino acid racemase yields the protein MARVGLVGGLGPESTIDYYRRILEAWAHEDASTAPSIVIDSLDVHLALRLVATDREALADYLLASVQRLAGAGCGFVAMTANTPHIVFDDLAACSPVPLLSIVEVCAEEARRRGMSRLGLLGTRFTMEAPFYPEVFRRYGIEVVTPDEADRAWVHDRYVGQLLKGDFRNDTRQELTTLVSRMRDEEHIDGIILGGTELPLLLPGTDIAGVPALDTTALHVAAIVRRLRYEGSSTV